A segment of the Candidatus Nitrososphaera gargensis Ga9.2 genome:
GTACATGTGCGCCCTTGTCGAAGCTATCTCACGCGCTGCAAAGGTGGAAGCGTTAAAGCTGTGCTCTGCGTGCAGAATGAGGCAGATATCCATCACCTTGACTTCTTCGGCCGATGGCTCGACCCCTCTCAGCATGTAGAGAAAGTTGGCTGCGTGCGATCCTTCCTCCAACGGGTCGACAACATGCTGGCCGTTTCTCACCCTGTTCCAGGCGGCCACGATAGCCGGTATCTTTGCGATAAGAGTGATCGCGCGCCTGACGTGGGCCTCTTTGGAGCTGTCCTCGATGTTGAGGTCATAGTCGGCCAGCTCTGAAACACATGACTGCAGGACATCCATCGGCTGGGCGCGCTTGGGCCGGTTCTTCAGATTCTTTATCAGGGGTTCCGGGATTCCCCGCGCCTCAGTGAGCCGGCGGCTGAAATCCTTGAGCTGGCTTGCAGTAGGCAGCTCGCCAAAAAGCAATAGGTAGGCGGTCTCTTCAAAGGTAGAATGTTTGACGAGATCAAGAATGTCGTAGCCACGATAGATGAGCTTGCCGTTCTCGCCGTCGATAGAGCATATCTTTGTGTCGGCAACTTCGATGTTGCGAAGCCCGATGTTGCGTGCATCCATTTATTATGGGAGCTATTGCCCTCAGTTTCTATATTAAAGTAATGTATCATCTTTGTTGAGCGTGATGTAAGGATGCTTACTCTTTTTGGCGAGACTCGAACATTTATTAAAAGACTTTTGGCTGCCTTGTACCGTTGAAGAAAAAAGGCGGGGGCGTGACGTACCGGGACGCCGGGGTCGACGTGGGCAAGATACGCACGGCGCAAAAGTCGATAGGCGAGATAATTTCTGCAACTCATCGCATGGCTGCGGCAGGCAAGGTGGTGTCGGGCTTTGGCCACTACGCTGGCCTGATCAAGCTCGGGCGTGAGCTCCTTGCCCTCCATTCTGATGGCGTCGGCACAAAGGTGCTCGTTGCGCAGCTAATGAACAAATTCGATACCATAGGGATAGACTGCGTTGCAATGAACGTCAACGATGTCATTTGCGTCGGTGCGCAGCCTGTCGGCTTTATAGATTACGTCGCCCTCAGGCAGCCAAACGAGGAGCTCCTGCAGGAAATAGCAAAGGGGCTGGTGGAAGGCGCAAGGCAGTCGCAGATGGCGATAGTCGGCGGCGAGACTGCCATCCTGCCAGATGTCATAACAGGCGAAGGAGAGAACGCGTTCGACCTCGCAGGGATGGTCATGGGGGTAGTGGTAAAGGGCAAGCCGATCTTGGGAAGCGCAATCAAGCCCGGCGATGTTATACTAGGGGTTGAAAGCAGCGGGCTCCACTCTAACGGCTATACGCTTGCGCGCAAGGTCTTGCTGTCAAAGTATTCCGTCGACGACAACGCCGAACATCTTGTACAGACAGTGGGCGAAGAGCTCCTGATCCCGACCAAAATCTATGTCAGGCCGGTTATGGAAATCATAAAGAAGAAAAAGATCAAAGTGCATGGCCTTGCAAACATTACCGGCGGCTCGTTCACAAAGCTGTCCCGGCTCAACGTCAGGGTAAGGTACGACCTTGACGACCTGCCGGCGCCGACAGGCATATTTCGGCAGATACAGGTCGATGGTGAGATCGAAAGCAGAGAGATGTACCGCACGTTCAACATGGGCGTGGGCTTTTGCGTCATTGCACCAAAGGCAAGCACCGACGACATAATCAGTGTCTTTGCAAAGTACAAGATGCACTGTAGAGCCATTGGCAGGATAGAAAAGGGCAGTGGCGAAGTCGCTGCCAAAATAGACGGCAGAAAAGAAGCACTGTAAACAAAAATTAATATGCGTTCTTCTGTAATTGTCCAGAATTGCTCTCAGTGACTGACAACAACAATAGCAGCTATCAGCAGGCCTGCAGATCGATCGCCGAGCAGATCGAGAGCAGGAAACTACTGTCAGTCAGGCAGGCCCTCAAGGTTGTCAGGGAAGTGGCATCGGCCTACCATCTGGACACGATGCCAAAGAACGAGCACATCATTCATCATATTCATGATAATCGCTACCGGCGTCTATTGATGGTCAAGCCGGCCAAGACAGCGTCTGGCGTAGCAGTAGTTGCGGTGATGCCCAAGCCATACGAGTGCCCACATGGCAGGTGCACCTACTGCCCAGGTGGCATCGAATTCAACACGCCGCTCAGCTATACCGGCACAGAGCCGGCGACAAAGGCCGCGCAAAAGTTCAGTTACGACCCATACCAGCAGGTATGCGGCAAGATGGAGCAGCTGCAATCAAGAGGCCACGACACTGGCAAGACCGAGATCGTGATCGTGGGGGGCACCTTTCCATTTATGCCTGCAGACTACCAGAGGGAGTTTGCAAAATCGTGCTATGACGCTCTCAACGGCAGGAGATCATCTAGCCTGCAAGAAGCGATATCCATCAACGAGACTGCAGACAACAGGTGCGTCGGGTTCACAGTTGAAACAAAGCCCGATTATTGCAAAGAGCCGCATATTGACCTGATGCTCGAGCTTGGGGTAACAAGGGTAGAGATCGGTGTCCAGTCGCTTCGCAATAGCGTCTACAAACTGGTGAACAGAGGGCATACGCTTGACGATGTGGTTGACGCATTTAGGATTGCACGGGACGCCGGCTACAAGATAGTCGCGCACATGATGCCTGGCCTGCCGGGTAGCTCACCTGAAAAAGATGTCGAGGACTTCAGGCGGCTATTTGAAGATGATGCTTTCAAGCCGGACATGCTAAAGATCTACCCGACGCTTGTGCTGGAACACACCGGCCTCTTCAGGATGCACAAGGCCGGCAAGTATCGAGCTTACTC
Coding sequences within it:
- a CDS encoding citrate/2-methylcitrate synthase, which translates into the protein MDARNIGLRNIEVADTKICSIDGENGKLIYRGYDILDLVKHSTFEETAYLLLFGELPTASQLKDFSRRLTEARGIPEPLIKNLKNRPKRAQPMDVLQSCVSELADYDLNIEDSSKEAHVRRAITLIAKIPAIVAAWNRVRNGQHVVDPLEEGSHAANFLYMLRGVEPSAEEVKVMDICLILHAEHSFNASTFAAREIASTRAHMYACISGAVGALSGELHGGANVQVMKMLLEIADPANVDKWVASRLQSGGRIMGMGHAVYRTTDPRADVLARLSKEISREKNNKWYEITERVERATKKYMLEHKRQAIYPNVDLYSASLYYSMGIPMDLNTPIFAISRIAGWSAHVIEEKFAEAAPKPALYRPKAVYVGKYCGPMGCEYTPLSGRQEQQHTS
- the purM gene encoding phosphoribosylformylglycinamidine cyclo-ligase, whose amino-acid sequence is MKKKGGGVTYRDAGVDVGKIRTAQKSIGEIISATHRMAAAGKVVSGFGHYAGLIKLGRELLALHSDGVGTKVLVAQLMNKFDTIGIDCVAMNVNDVICVGAQPVGFIDYVALRQPNEELLQEIAKGLVEGARQSQMAIVGGETAILPDVITGEGENAFDLAGMVMGVVVKGKPILGSAIKPGDVILGVESSGLHSNGYTLARKVLLSKYSVDDNAEHLVQTVGEELLIPTKIYVRPVMEIIKKKKIKVHGLANITGGSFTKLSRLNVRVRYDLDDLPAPTGIFRQIQVDGEIESREMYRTFNMGVGFCVIAPKASTDDIISVFAKYKMHCRAIGRIEKGSGEVAAKIDGRKEAL
- a CDS encoding tRNA uridine(34) 5-carboxymethylaminomethyl modification radical SAM/GNAT enzyme Elp3, coding for MTDNNNSSYQQACRSIAEQIESRKLLSVRQALKVVREVASAYHLDTMPKNEHIIHHIHDNRYRRLLMVKPAKTASGVAVVAVMPKPYECPHGRCTYCPGGIEFNTPLSYTGTEPATKAAQKFSYDPYQQVCGKMEQLQSRGHDTGKTEIVIVGGTFPFMPADYQREFAKSCYDALNGRRSSSLQEAISINETADNRCVGFTVETKPDYCKEPHIDLMLELGVTRVEIGVQSLRNSVYKLVNRGHTLDDVVDAFRIARDAGYKIVAHMMPGLPGSSPEKDVEDFRRLFEDDAFKPDMLKIYPTLVLEHTGLFRMHKAGKYRAYSDDDFVNVIVEAKKVVPEWVRIMRVQREIESKDIVAGPKSGNLRQIVLQRLRQQGYRCRCIRCRETGLQRRYPDEDEVTLRRTDYSASGGREVFLSYESKDGDTILGFLRLRRVAKPHRNELGGAAIVRELHVYGQAVSVGSKEIDGSYQHRGYGTKLLREAERIAKDEFGVTKIAVISAIGTRQYYKKKLGYCQDGPYVSKVLL